The following are encoded in a window of Drosophila simulans strain w501 chromosome 3L, Prin_Dsim_3.1, whole genome shotgun sequence genomic DNA:
- the LOC6738688 gene encoding venom acid phosphatase Acph-1 — protein MPRSHFTRRHCLAMTGGLIASAVIIWCVAHSAVESTAKLYDPGADKSTLELLHVVFRHGPRTPADTYPRDPYVNETYYPFGWGQITNNGKRELFNIGTWLRKRYGKFLAPNYSPDSVHAQATGVPRTHMTMQTVLAAFFPPKGTDMEWNSRFNWQPIPVFSQELNEDTLLLVRKPCPRYFEALNEVYELPEVKAEIEPYLEMFKELEEHTGLSFKEPEDVQSLYLTLLAEQEWGLELPEWTHAYFPERLQFLAEQSYIYNVYTPEMQKIKGGPFLKKMLDEMQQKKNGTLKPSGRKLFIYAGHDSTVVNVLSALKIWERQMPRYSSMILFELHKNKETGDYWVEIYFRNDPKGQAQKLTLPGCEFQCPLDKVLEFAKDVVPTEADDKRCESRNEAFTEPPLRGP, from the exons ATGCCGCGTTCGCATTTCACCCGACGGCATTGTCTCGCGATGACGGGCGGACTAATTGCATCGGCGGTCATAATCTGGTGCGTCGCTCACTCGGCGGTCGAGTCGACGGCCAAGCTCTACGATCCCGGCGCTGATAAATCCACGCTCGAGCTGCTGCATGTG GTATTCCGACATGGACCACGAACGCCGGCGGATACGTATCCCAGGGATCCCTATGTAAATGAGACCTACTATCCCTTTGGCTGGGGACAAATAACAAAT AATGGCAAACGCGAGCTGTTCAACATTGGTACTTGGCTGCGTAAGCGTTATGGCAAATTTCTGGCGCCCAACTACAGTCCCGAT TCGGTCCATGCTCAGGCGACGGGAGTTCCGCGGACCCACATGACCATGCAGACCGTTCTGGCCGCCTTCTTCCCGCCCAAAGGCACCGACATGGAGTGGAATAGCCGGTTTAATTGGCAGCCCATACCTGTCTTCTCCCAGGAACTCAATGAGGATACg CTTCTGTTGGTGCGGAAACCATGTCCGCGATATTTTGAGGCCCTCAACGAGGTCTACGAGTTGCCCGAGGTGAAAGCGGAAATCGAACCGTATCTGGAGATGTTCAAAGAGCTGGAAGAGCACACGGGTCTGAGCTTTAAGGAACCTGAGGACGTGCAGTCCCTCTACTTGACTCTGCTCGCCGAACAGGAGTGGGGTCTGGAGTTGCCAGAATGGACGCACGCATACTTCCCGGAGAGGCTTCAGTTCCTCGCCGAACAGAGCTACATCTACAACGTGTACACGCCCGAGATGCAGAAGATCAAGGGCGGACCCTTCCTCAAGAAAATGCTCGATGAGatgcagcagaagaagaacGGAACCCTGAAACCCAGTGGCAGGAAGCTCTTCATCTACGCTGGTCACGACTCGACGGTGGTGAACGTTCTTTCCGCCCTGAAGATCTGGGAACGCCAGATGCCTCGCTACTCCTCGATGATCCTGTTTGAGCTGCACAAAAACAAGGAGACCGGCGACTATTGGGTGGAGATCTACTTCCGCAACGATCCCAAGGGCCAGGCTCAGAAGCTCACTCTGCCAGGATGCGAGTTCCAGTGCCCCCTGGACAAGGTGCTCGAATTCGCCAAGGACGTTGTTCCCACGGAAGCGGATGACAAGCGTTGCGAGTCTCGAAACGAAGCCTTCACAGAACCACCTCTCCGAGGTCCTTAA
- the LOC6738689 gene encoding venom acid phosphatase Acph-1: MRKFLGLLLAVSCVLIARGGVMEIEVPQEVTEGPGDASSQNSAEISQPKDSVSNSTLKLVHVLFRHGPRTPVSTYPNDPYRNETYEPFGWGALTNGAKVELYKIGKQLRQRYKDFLPAYYQPDAIRAQSSESPRTLMSMQMVLAGLFPPENTPMEWNQLLNWQPIPIVMEPEETDVHIRMKAPCPRYDETVMEVIDLPEVKKLHAENSDLLRELTTHTGVNITHAHDVTNVFITLLCEQTFGLQLPSWTKDYFPEKMLPLAEKSYVYDAYTTEQRKMKGGFFVELLLKQMQDRISGALKPANRKMFLSCGHDWTITNVLSALNVWEAQMPRFSALIAFELHQNPQTGEYFLQVYFQNDPHKEPQQLQIPGCEKQCPIGQLLELTKDIIPDAPYAELCKAKGTQGGAKISYH, translated from the exons ATGCGAAAGTTTCTCGGTCTGCTGCTCGCCGTGAGCTGTGTTCTGATCGCCCGCGGCGGCGTCATGGAGATTGAAGTGCCGCAGGAAGTCACGGAGGGTCCTGGGGATGCGTCGTCCCAAAACTCAGCGGAAATAAGCCAGCCGAAGGACAGTGTTAGCAACTCAACCCTGAAGTTGGTTCACGTG cTTTTTCGTCATGGACCTCGAACTCCAGTGAGCACTTATCCCAACGATCCGTATAGGAACGAAACCTACGAACCCTTCGGATGGGGGGCGCTCACCAAT GGTGCTAAAGTGGAGCTGTATAAAATAGGCAAGCAACTGCGGCAGCGCTATAAAGATTTCCTCCCGGCGTATTATCAGCCCGAC GCGATCCGTGCCCAATCTTCGGAGTCGCCGCGCACCTTGATGTCTATGCAAATGGTCCTCGCCGGACTCTTTCCGCCGGAGAACACTCCCATGGAGTGGAACCAGCTGCTCAACTGGCAGCCCATTCCCATTGTGATGGAACCAGAGGAAACTGACGTG CACATTAGAATGAAGGCACCCTGCCCCCGATACGATGAGACTGTTATGGAGGTGATAGACCTACCCGAGGTCAAAAAGCTGCATGCCGAGAACTCCGATTTGCTACGCGAACTGACCACTCACACTGGAGTCAATATTACCCATGCCCACGATGTCACCAATGTGTTCATCACCTTGCTCTGTGAACAGACTTTCGGTCTGCAGCTGCCCTCGTGGACCAAGGACTACTTTCCGGAGAAGATGCTTCCCTTGGCTGAAAAGTCATATGTCTACGATGCCTACACGACCGAGCAGCGCAAAATGAAAGGCGGCTTCTTCGTGGAGCTGCTGTTGAAGCAAATGCAGGACAGGATCTCCGGAGCATTGAAGCCAGCCAATCGCAAGATGTTCCTTTCCTGCGGACACGATTGGACCATCACAAATGTGCTGTCCGCCTTGAATGTTTGGGAGGCTCAGATGCCCCGCTTCTCGGCGCTGATTGCCTTTGAGCTGCATCAAAACCCGCAAACTGGGGAGTATTTCCTTCAAGTCTACTTCCAAAATGATCCCCACAAGGAGCCTCAGCAGCTGCAGATTCCGGGCTGCGAGAAACAGTGTCCCATTGGCCAGTTATTGGAACTCACCAAGGACATCATTCCCGATGCTCCCTATGCGGAGTTGTGCAAAGCGAAGGGAACTCAAGGCGGCGCTAAGATAAGCTATCACTAG
- the LOC6738686 gene encoding polycystin-2, which produces MAKKFSNIIFYLTLIIIAICVACIWMFSGFRHEYGKFNMILVAFLAVTLLQILIFTPIKFTILSLDAAFWPAHQAPETPNENANVDTFMDNLRLRLRTLRSELMITERHRNERVNLKYRLITEELWLTGKLFLVYFFMALAFFDELLYFNTETTEILFQYNRGDAFGLFHVADVPDIYFFVVTSLVLAFTDGKNTSGGAPWIHAEGTRLLGVVRLRQLRTESNRLGLSLPVFTERDFGESWTLPYERVPYTDKYWPIYTPWLPSVSVARDNLLMGINHVGHMFNYPESKGYKVLLSDTRYKSLQIIDYLMNKNWLDANTTALFMDFSLYNADANTFTVCTLWVEKFPYQYPDGHMKVESHTFVEQLREFTKFGMLMVFVFVVTWLQFTKAFFVKVWYDPRQLKTLWVLVDAMIVALSVIVGMIMAVRDNMVQKMIKRVEIAVVVDFLDFREPAQLSYLEDVVTGLTVALVTMRLWKVMQFSATFQLFTKTIAMAWDALLCTFVITVIFIIAIGIATVTINGNYTSNFRDFPKGIVTVTCFAFGYTNLVYPPDIFYGGEWLGIVLYTIMGFVVKYMLINLIVSMMRDQMASVKADRDKKVRQRITFWQFLRVEYAFFINYIVKVFHCQRGYQRKNRTVAQNIQRELNSIELKRRKTKISSIYSETIYVMPINKDLEQMKYRERIERTFTLAAILHTQMELMERLMFGDEEGNLPSLDQDDEQITDTDED; this is translated from the coding sequence ATGGCGAAGAAGTTTAGTAACATTATCTTCTACCTGACCCTGATAATCATAGCGATCTGTGTGGCCTGCATCTGGATGTTCTCGGGATTCCGTCACGAGTATGGCAAATTCAACATGATCCTGGTTGCTTTCTTGGCCGTTACTTTACTTCAGATCCTGATTTTTACGCCTATCAAGTTCACCATTTTGTCGCTGGATGCCGCCTTCTGGCCGGCCCACCAAGCCCCGGAGACTCCCAACGAGAATGCCAATGTGGACACGTTCATGGATAATCTCCGACTGCGACTCCGGACGCTGCGGAGTGAGCTGATGATCACGGAGAGGCATCGGAACGAGAGGGTCAACCTGAAGTATCGCCTGATTACCGAGGAACTCTGGCTCACAGGCAAGCTTTTCCTGGTTTACTTCTTCATGGCCTTAGCTTTCTTCGATGAGTTGCTGTACTTCAACACAGAGACCACTGAGATACTGTTCCAGTATAATCGTGGGGATGCGTTCGGACTATTCCATGTGGCGGATGTGccggatatatatttttttgtggtgACCTCGTTGGTGCTGGCCTTTACAGATGGCAAGAACACCAGTGGCGGGGCCCCTTGGATCCATGCGGAGGGCACTAGACTACTGGGCGTGGTGAGGTTGAGGCAGCTGAGGACGGAGAGCAACCGATTGGGTCTATCGCTTCCCGTGTTCACCGAGCGGGACTTTGGGGAGAGCTGGACACTGCCCTACGAAAGGGTTCCCTATACGGACAAGTACTGGCCCATCTACACACCCTGGCTGCCCAGTGTGTCTGTGGCTCGGGACAACCTACTTATGGGCATCAACCACGTGGGGCACATGTTCAACTATCCGGAATCGAAGGGCTACAAGGTACTGCTCTCGGACACCCGCTACAAAAGCCTGCAAATTATTGATTACTTGATGAACAAAAACTGGCTGGATGCGAATACGACCGCTTTGTTCATGGACTTTAGCTTGTATAACGCGGATGCCAATACCTTTACCGTGTGCACCTTGTGGGTGGAGAAGTTTCCCTACCAGTATCCTGATGGCCACATGAAGGTCGAGAGTCACACGTTTGTGGAGCAACTGCGGGAGTTTACGAAGTTCGGAATGCTAATGGTGTTTGTCTTTGTCGTCACGTGGCTGCAGTTCACCAAGGCGTTCTTCGTGAAGGTCTGGTACGATCCTCGACAGCTGAAGACCCTGTGGGTCCTGGTGGATGCAATGATCGTGGCACTCAGCGTCATTGTGGGGATGATCATGGCGGTGCGGGATAACATGGTTCAAAAGATGATCAAGAGAGTTGAAATCGCCGTTGTGGTGGACTTTCTGGACTTTCGGGAGCCCGCCCAGCTCTCCTACCTTGAGGATGTGGTCACGGGATTGACCGTGGCCCTGGTCACTATGCGTTTGTGGAAGGTGATGCAGTTTTCCGCCACCTTTCAACTGTTCACCAAGACAATCGCTATGGCGTGGGACGCGTTGCTCTGCACCTTCGTAATAACCGTAATTTTCATCATTGCAATTGGCATTGCGACGGTCACCATCAATGGCAACTACACCAGCAACTTCAGGGACTTCCCCAAGGGCATTGTTACGGTCAcctgctttgcttttggctaTACGAATTTGGTGTACCCACCGGATATCTTCTACGGCGGAGAGTGGCTGGGCATCGTATTGTATACAATAATGGGATTCGTGGTCAAGTACATGCTGATCAACTTGATCGTTTCCATGATGAGGGACCAGATGGCCAGTGTCAAGGCGGATAGGGATAAGAAAGTGAGGCAGCGCATAACATTCTGGCAATTCCTGCGCGTTGAATATGCCTTCTTCATTAACTACATCGTAAAAGTGTTCCACTGCCAAAGGGGATATCAGAGAAAGAATCGCACAGTTGCACAGAACATCCAACGAGAACTGAATAGTATCGAGCTTAAGCGTCGAAAGACGAAGATAAGTTCAATTTATTCCGAGACAATCTATGTCATGCCGATAAACAAGGATCTGGAGCAGATGAAATATAGGGAGCGGATCGAGCGAACCTTCACTCTGGCCGCCATTCTCCACACCCAAATGGAGCTCATGGAGAGGCTTATGTTCGGCGACGAAGAGGGAAACCTGCCAAGTCTGGACCAGGATGACGAGCAGATTACGGATACTGATGAGGACTGA